One part of the Prionailurus bengalensis isolate Pbe53 chromosome B2, Fcat_Pben_1.1_paternal_pri, whole genome shotgun sequence genome encodes these proteins:
- the ZSCAN31 gene encoding zinc finger and SCAN domain-containing protein 31 isoform X2, with amino-acid sequence MASAEEQPGLRAVKVEEDRVWDQETFLRESGISTQEASRQLFRHFCYQESPGPREALRRLRELCRQWLRPETHSKEQILELLVLEQFLTVLPAELQARVREHHPESGDEVVTALEGLEREFSEPENQAPDDAPGHSEVLSEDGVHVKAKQESRTVQLQATVTQLQCESLGPHKFGEQGADAVAESRESAVRQEVLKEMGRFGSSRLQRDAPLDSQCREAWKRESRAGKPRGRAAGERPHRCRECGKGFAQSSVLTQHQRTHTGERPYECEECGRAFRQRSGLLEHQRSHTGERPYECEECGRAFRASNGLIRHRRIHTGEKPYGCEECGRAFRLSSYLVQHQRIHTGEKRYRCGECGKAFSQNAGLFQHLRVHTGEKPFQCGQCGKRFSRRTLLGKHQRSHTGERPYTCGECGKAFGHHCNLIRHFRIHTIAKPD; translated from the exons ATGGCTTCGGCGGAGGAGCAGCCCGGACTTAGAGCCGTGAAGGTGGAGGAGGACCGTGTCTGGGACCAGGAGACCTTCCTTCGAGAGAGCGGCATTTCTACTCAGGAGGCCTCCCGCCAACTTTTCAGGCACTTTTGTTACCAAGAGTCCCCCGGGCCCCGCGAGGCGCTGCGCCGGCTCCGCGAGCTGTGCCGCCAGTGGCTGCGGCCCGAGACGCACAGCAAGGAGCAGATCCTGGAGCTGCTGGTGCTGGAGCAGTTCCTGACCGTCCTGCCCGCCGAGCTCCAGGCTCGGGTGCGGGAGCACCATCCGGAGAGCGGGGACGAGGTGGTGACGGCGCTGGAGGGTCTGGAGAGGGAGTTCAGTGAGCCTGAGAACCAG GCTCCAGACGATGCCCCTGGCCATTCAGAAGTGCTGTCCGAGGATGGGGTGCATGTGAAGGCCAAGCAGGAATCAAGAACCGTCCAGCTTCAGGCCACGGTGACACAGCTCCAATGTGAATCTCTTGGTCCCCACAAATTTGGGGAACAAG GTGCCGACGCTGTAGCAGAAAGCCGGGAGTCGGCCGTGCGGCAAGAAGTTTTGAAGGAAATGGGGCGTTTTGGAAGTAGCCGACTCCAAAGGGACGCTCCCCTGGACTCCCAGTGCCGGGAAGCTTGGAAGCGGGAGAGCAGGGCGGGAAAGCCGAGGGGCCGCGCCGCCGGAGAGCGACCGCACAGGTGCCGCGAGTGCGGGAAAGGCTTCGCTCAGAGCTCGGTCCTCACTCAGCACCAGAGAACCCACACCGGGGAGAGGCCCTACGAGTGCGAGGAGTGCGGGAGAGCCTTCCGCCAGCGCTCCGGCCTGCTCGAGCACCAGCGGAGCCACACCGGGGAGAGGCCCTACGAGTGCGAGGAGTGCGGGAGAGCCTTCAGGGCCAGCAACGGCCTCATCAGGCACAGGAGGATCCACACGGGGGAGAAGCCCTACGGCTGCGAGGAGTGCGGGAGAGCCTTCCGCCTGAGCTCGTACCTCGTTCAGCACCAGAGGATCCACACGGGGGAGAAGCGCTACCGCTGTGGCGAGTGCGGGAAGGCCTTCAGCCAGAACGCGGGGCTCTTCCAGCACCTCCGCGTCCACACGGGGGAGAAGCCCTTCCAGTGCGGCCAGTGCGGCAAGCGCTTTAGCCGGCGGACCCTGCTCGGCAAGCACCAGAGGAGCCACACCGGGGAGAGACCGTACACGTGTGGCGAGTGCGGGAAGGCCTTCGGCCACCACTGCAACCTCATCAGGCATTTTAGAATCCATACCATTGCCAAACCGGACTAA